A single window of Methylobacterium nodulans ORS 2060 DNA harbors:
- a CDS encoding phytanoyl-CoA dioxygenase family protein, protein MRSLVHVATAPLWPLQLATAAKSFEHNPLIGSRQLNRWGLHAKRVELAARLAAARRARLASRVSGEDRAAFDRDGFVIKRRFLPDDAFARLRDEVQAYRGPIREKAEGRTVLRKVTIGSKLLDQLPSLKQVCGSETWQGLIRYVGSRDSEPSMFLQAVLQQASDGEDDPQTVLHADTFHPTVKAWLFLTDVEEDSGPFTYVRGSHRLTPQRLEWERRMSLTAVSSADFETRQGSFRISEAELEDLGFQMPIPVAVPANTLVVADTFGFHARGRSARPSTRVEVWGIGQRNPFLPWTSLDRAVGALSSIGRTGNDWEVRTGISIFDE, encoded by the coding sequence ATGCGCAGCTTAGTACATGTAGCCACTGCTCCGCTGTGGCCTCTGCAGCTCGCGACTGCTGCCAAGTCGTTCGAGCACAACCCCCTGATCGGAAGCCGCCAGCTCAACCGGTGGGGGCTGCACGCCAAGCGGGTCGAACTTGCGGCCCGCCTCGCAGCGGCTCGTCGCGCAAGGCTCGCGTCCAGAGTGTCGGGCGAAGACCGCGCCGCTTTCGACCGAGACGGCTTCGTGATCAAGCGTCGCTTTCTGCCTGATGATGCCTTCGCAAGACTGCGCGACGAGGTCCAGGCTTACAGAGGGCCCATCCGGGAAAAAGCCGAGGGGCGGACGGTTCTGCGCAAGGTGACGATTGGCAGTAAGCTGCTTGATCAGTTGCCGAGCTTGAAACAGGTTTGTGGATCAGAGACGTGGCAAGGGCTCATCCGTTACGTCGGCAGCCGGGACTCGGAACCGAGCATGTTCCTGCAAGCCGTTTTGCAGCAAGCCTCCGACGGTGAGGACGACCCGCAGACGGTGCTGCACGCTGATACGTTTCATCCTACGGTCAAGGCTTGGCTTTTTCTCACAGATGTTGAAGAGGACAGCGGTCCATTTACTTATGTCCGCGGCTCCCATCGACTCACTCCACAGCGCCTTGAGTGGGAACGGCGCATGAGCCTAACCGCAGTTTCCTCGGCTGATTTTGAGACGAGGCAAGGTTCCTTCCGGATCAGTGAGGCCGAGCTGGAGGATCTTGGTTTCCAGATGCCCATACCTGTTGCCGTGCCGGCCAATACCCTTGTGGTTGCGGACACATTCGGCTTTCACGCCCGCGGCCGGAGCGCCCGTCCGTCGACGCGAGTTGAAGTCTGGGGAATCGGTCAGCGTAACCCGTTCCTCCCGTGGACGTCGCTCGATCGAGCCGTCGGGGCCCTGTCTTCGATCGGGCGCACCGGAAACGATTGGGAGGTGCGCACAGGCATTTCGATTTTTGACGAATAG
- a CDS encoding glycosyltransferase family 4 protein — translation MTDRPVVLDITRLVLRLAHASPTGIDRVDLAYARHYLGQEAPRFGLITTPFGPKLLDRGEASAIVEAVASGWVEGSTAEADPVYRALALRLGTSVAPAPLAPPPPRRRRIQAAIRWRVARAPGIGGLPRGALYLHTSHLRLDRPRRFDWLYERCDVRPVFFVHDIIPIEYPEYGGDGEAVRHAVRMRTVSRHAAAVVVNSADVGSRFSAYLAARRLHVPPVTIGPLGIEPAFSDRTGPALTPDRPTFIACGTIQPVKNHYGLLTLWRELDARHGPRTPRLVIAGRRGWKSRNVIDLLDRCPAVRRHVVEVAGLSTAGLVRLMRGATALLMPSFAEGYGLPMVEAAAAGLPVVASDIPVHREVAEAFAAFIHPLDGLGWMRVVEELMATHSPLRRTLAERLVGVAPPTWDDHFARVDPMLADLA, via the coding sequence ATGACAGATCGCCCCGTCGTCCTCGACATCACCCGCCTCGTCCTTCGTCTGGCCCATGCGAGCCCGACCGGCATCGACCGGGTCGATCTCGCCTATGCGCGGCACTACCTCGGGCAGGAGGCGCCGCGGTTCGGGCTGATCACGACGCCCTTCGGACCCAAGCTCCTCGATCGGGGCGAAGCGTCGGCGATCGTGGAGGCGGTCGCCTCGGGCTGGGTCGAGGGCAGCACTGCGGAGGCCGACCCGGTCTACCGCGCCCTCGCGTTGCGCCTCGGCACCAGCGTCGCTCCGGCTCCGTTGGCGCCGCCTCCGCCCCGGCGCCGGCGGATCCAGGCGGCGATTCGGTGGCGGGTCGCCCGAGCCCCCGGGATCGGCGGGCTGCCGCGCGGCGCCCTCTATCTCCACACCTCGCACCTGCGCCTCGACCGGCCCCGCCGGTTCGACTGGCTCTACGAGCGCTGCGACGTGCGGCCGGTCTTCTTTGTCCACGACATCATCCCGATCGAGTATCCCGAATACGGGGGTGACGGGGAAGCGGTGCGCCACGCGGTGCGGATGCGGACCGTCTCGCGCCACGCCGCCGCCGTGGTGGTGAACTCGGCCGATGTCGGGTCGCGGTTCTCCGCTTACCTCGCGGCGCGGCGCCTCCACGTCCCGCCCGTCACGATCGGCCCGCTCGGCATCGAGCCGGCGTTCTCCGACCGCACGGGGCCGGCGCTCACGCCGGACCGCCCGACCTTCATCGCCTGCGGGACGATCCAGCCCGTCAAGAACCATTACGGGCTTCTCACCCTCTGGCGGGAGCTCGATGCCCGGCACGGGCCGCGCACGCCGCGCCTCGTCATCGCCGGGCGCCGGGGCTGGAAGAGCCGGAACGTAATTGACCTCCTCGACCGCTGCCCGGCGGTGCGCCGGCATGTGGTTGAGGTCGCGGGGCTCTCGACGGCGGGTCTCGTGCGGCTGATGCGGGGCGCCACCGCCCTGCTGATGCCCTCCTTCGCGGAGGGCTACGGCCTGCCCATGGTCGAGGCGGCCGCCGCGGGCCTTCCGGTCGTGGCCTCAGACATCCCGGTGCACCGGGAGGTCGCGGAGGCCTTCGCCGCGTTCATCCACCCGCTCGACGGATTGGGCTGGATGCGGGTCGTGGAGGAGTTAATGGCAACCCACTCGCCGCTACGCCGGACCCTGGCGGAGCGCCTGGTCGGCGTCGCTCCGCCGACCTGGGATGACCATTTCGCGCGGGTCGATCCGATGCTGGCGGATCTTGCATGA
- a CDS encoding low affinity iron permease family protein, translated as MALGEAFTTFASAIAHAAGRPSAFLLCLVVILAWAVSGPLFHYSDTWQLIINTGTTIVTFLMVFLIQNTQNRDGAAIQAKLDELIRTSAAQNRYIGIEHLTVEELEELRQRCEAQAAKHDEARRAADLAEKAADRKARDAAERASGLPHYPK; from the coding sequence ATGGCGCTCGGCGAGGCTTTCACTACGTTCGCCTCGGCCATTGCCCACGCCGCCGGCCGGCCAAGTGCTTTTCTTCTCTGCCTGGTGGTGATCCTGGCTTGGGCGGTGAGCGGGCCGCTGTTCCACTACTCGGACACCTGGCAGCTCATCATCAACACCGGCACCACCATCGTGACGTTCCTGATGGTGTTCCTGATCCAGAACACGCAGAACCGAGACGGGGCCGCCATCCAGGCCAAACTTGACGAGCTGATCCGGACCAGCGCCGCCCAGAACCGCTACATCGGCATCGAGCACCTCACCGTGGAGGAGTTGGAGGAGCTGCGCCAACGCTGCGAGGCCCAGGCCGCCAAACACGACGAGGCCCGCCGGGCGGCCGATCTCGCCGAGAAGGCCGCAGACCGGAAGGCGCGTGACGCTGCCGAGCGCGCGTCGGGTCTGCCGCACTACCCCAAATAG
- a CDS encoding SOS response-associated peptidase, which translates to MCNLYSLSRSQDEIRRSFGVVRDETGNLPPLPGIFPDQMAPVVRMADGGHALTMMRWGFPPPPKLGTQPVTNLRNVTSPYWRPWLKPEFRCLVPVSSFSESADTKPRKTPVWFALSQERPLFAFAGIWRPWTGLRGPKREEPIEEEHRLYAFLTTEANGVVGPVHPKAMPVLLTTADEWRTWLEAPADEALQLQRPLPDDQMTEVARGERRDAAE; encoded by the coding sequence ATGTGCAATCTCTACAGCCTCTCCCGCTCGCAGGACGAGATCCGCCGCAGCTTCGGGGTCGTGCGCGACGAGACCGGCAACCTGCCGCCGCTGCCCGGCATCTTCCCCGACCAGATGGCCCCGGTGGTCCGGATGGCGGACGGCGGGCACGCGCTGACGATGATGCGCTGGGGCTTCCCGCCCCCGCCGAAGCTCGGCACCCAGCCGGTCACCAACCTCCGCAACGTGACCTCGCCCTACTGGCGCCCGTGGCTCAAGCCGGAGTTCCGCTGCCTCGTGCCGGTCTCCTCCTTCAGCGAGTCCGCCGACACCAAGCCGCGCAAGACGCCGGTCTGGTTCGCGCTCTCGCAGGAGCGGCCGCTGTTCGCGTTTGCGGGGATCTGGCGGCCCTGGACGGGCCTGCGCGGGCCGAAGCGGGAGGAGCCGATCGAGGAGGAGCACCGGCTGTATGCCTTCCTGACCACGGAGGCGAACGGGGTGGTCGGCCCCGTCCACCCCAAGGCCATGCCGGTGCTGCTCACGACCGCCGATGAGTGGCGCACGTGGCTGGAGGCGCCGGCCGACGAAGCGCTGCAGCTGCAGCGTCCCCTGCCGGACGACCAAATGACGGAGGTGGCGCGCGGCGAGCGGCGGGACGCGGCCGAGTGA
- a CDS encoding DUF3280 domain-containing protein — MRARRCLAALAALLLTGAATHAEGQKAAVFDFQLANLGASPPTEADKDRLGPLTDQLRSLLKDSGRYEIVSIDPVEAEAAKSDLRHCNGCAEDLAKKVGADVVFTGEIQKVSNLILNINVYAKDLKSDSPERAYSVDIRGDNDLSFERGLKYLVKNKLLAQ, encoded by the coding sequence ATGAGGGCTCGCCGTTGTCTCGCTGCTCTTGCAGCGCTGTTGCTCACCGGAGCGGCTACTCATGCCGAAGGCCAGAAGGCCGCGGTTTTCGATTTCCAGCTTGCCAACCTGGGAGCCTCACCTCCGACAGAGGCCGACAAAGACCGCCTGGGCCCGCTCACCGACCAGCTCCGCTCGTTGCTCAAGGACAGCGGCCGGTATGAGATCGTCTCGATCGATCCCGTGGAAGCGGAGGCTGCGAAAAGCGACCTCCGGCACTGCAACGGCTGCGCTGAAGACCTTGCAAAGAAGGTTGGAGCAGACGTGGTCTTCACAGGAGAGATCCAGAAGGTATCCAATCTGATCCTGAACATCAATGTGTACGCAAAGGACCTAAAATCCGATTCCCCGGAGAGGGCGTACAGCGTGGACATTAGGGGCGACAACGACCTCTCCTTTGAGCGCGGGCTGAAATATCTGGTCAAGAACAAGCTTCTTGCGCAGTGA
- a CDS encoding IS630-like element ISMno11 family transposase (programmed frameshift) has protein sequence MPSALSVDLRQRVVSAVAEGASCHQAAARFGVSVASVSRWSRQQEGQGDVTPKPMGGDQRSQRIEAHAELILQTYQAHPQSFLHELCETLQEQGVPVSRSSLSRFFARHRITRKKRATYAAEQEREDVKAAREAWFAGQLELDPERLVFLDETAATTSMVRRYGWAPRGERCRLAAPAGHWKTTTVIAGLRTSGPDAIALLDGPVTGERFRAYVTDTLVPTLRPGDTVILDNLGAHKVAGVREAIAATGARLLYLPPYSPEFNPIEQAFAKLKALLRRAAARSVSELWAAIHQAFKCFSPAECRNYFTAAGYEDDAYAST, from the exons ATGCCCTCAGCTTTGTCTGTCGACCTGCGCCAGCGCGTCGTCTCGGCCGTTGCAGAAGGCGCCTCCTGCCATCAGGCCGCCGCGCGCTTCGGGGTCAGCGTGGCCAGCGTCAGCCGCTGGTCCAGGCAGCAGGAGGGCCAGGGAGATGTCACGCCCAAGCCCATGGGCGGCGACCAGCGCTCGCAGCGCATCGAGGCTCATGCCGAGCTCATCCTGCAGACCTACCAAGCCCACCCGCAGAGCTTCCTGCATGAGCTCTGCGAGACGCTCCAGGAGCAAGGCGTTCCGGTCAGCCGCAGTAGCCTGTCGCGCTTCTTCGCCCGGCACCGCATCACGCGGA AAAAAAGGGCGACGTACGCAGCTGAGCAGGAGCGGGAGGATGTAAAGGCGGCTCGTGAGGCGTGGTTTGCCGGCCAGCTTGAGCTGGATCCGGAGCGACTGGTGTTCCTGGATGAGACCGCCGCCACCACCAGCATGGTCCGCCGCTACGGCTGGGCCCCGCGCGGCGAGCGTTGCCGCCTCGCGGCACCCGCAGGGCACTGGAAAACCACCACTGTGATTGCCGGGCTGCGCACGAGCGGGCCTGACGCGATCGCTCTGCTGGACGGCCCTGTGACGGGCGAACGCTTCCGCGCCTACGTGACCGACACCCTGGTCCCCACCCTGAGACCCGGCGACACCGTGATCCTGGACAATCTGGGCGCTCACAAGGTGGCCGGCGTGCGCGAGGCGATCGCGGCAACCGGGGCCCGGCTGCTTTATCTTCCTCCGTACTCACCTGAGTTCAACCCGATTGAGCAGGCCTTCGCCAAGCTGAAAGCGCTGTTGCGCAGGGCGGCGGCCCGCAGTGTCAGTGAACTCTGGGCGGCGATCCACCAAGCCTTCAAATGCTTCTCGCCGGCTGAGTGCCGCAACTACTTCACAGCTGCTGGATACGAGGATGATGCTTACGCTTCAACCTGA
- a CDS encoding aldo/keto reductase, whose amino-acid sequence MEYVKFGRTGLEVSRLCIGCMTYGVPEQGAHPWTLTEEASRPLIRRALDLGINFFDTANVYSDGTSEEIVGRALKDFTRRDDIVLATKVNNRMRRGPNGKGLSRKAILGEIDNSLRRLGTDFVDLYQIHRWDPTTPIEETMEALHDVVKAGKARYIGACTMSAWQFSKAIYTSRLHGWTEFVSMQNHVNLLNREEEREMLPLCIDQGIAVVPWSPLARGRLTRPWGETSARQETDKFGNMLYTEFPESDRQVVDKVAAIAEARGVPQAQVALAWVIQKQGITAPIVGASKPHHLTDAVAALSLGLTAEEIAALEAPYVPHHVTP is encoded by the coding sequence ATGGAATACGTGAAGTTCGGCCGGACCGGCTTGGAAGTTTCACGGCTCTGCATCGGCTGCATGACCTATGGGGTGCCGGAACAGGGTGCCCATCCCTGGACCCTGACGGAAGAGGCGAGCCGGCCCCTGATCCGCCGGGCGCTCGACCTCGGCATCAATTTCTTCGACACGGCGAACGTCTATTCCGACGGCACGTCCGAGGAGATCGTCGGCCGCGCCCTGAAGGATTTCACGCGCCGCGACGACATCGTGCTGGCGACCAAGGTCAACAATCGGATGCGCCGGGGGCCAAACGGCAAGGGCCTGTCGCGCAAGGCCATCCTCGGCGAGATCGACAACAGTCTGCGTCGGCTCGGCACGGATTTCGTCGATCTCTACCAGATCCACCGCTGGGACCCGACCACGCCGATCGAGGAGACGATGGAGGCGCTGCATGACGTCGTGAAGGCCGGCAAGGCGCGCTACATCGGTGCCTGCACCATGTCGGCCTGGCAATTCTCCAAGGCGATCTACACCTCCCGCCTCCATGGCTGGACGGAGTTCGTCAGCATGCAGAACCACGTCAACCTGCTGAACCGCGAGGAAGAGCGCGAGATGCTGCCGCTGTGCATCGATCAGGGCATCGCCGTCGTCCCGTGGAGTCCGCTCGCCCGCGGCCGTCTGACCCGGCCCTGGGGCGAGACCAGCGCTCGCCAGGAAACCGATAAATTCGGCAATATGCTCTATACCGAATTTCCGGAATCCGACCGGCAGGTCGTGGACAAGGTCGCGGCAATCGCCGAGGCGCGGGGCGTGCCGCAGGCGCAGGTGGCGCTGGCCTGGGTAATCCAGAAGCAGGGCATTACCGCACCGATCGTCGGCGCGTCCAAGCCACACCACCTGACGGATGCGGTCGCGGCATTGTCGCTGGGCCTCACAGCGGAGGAGATCGCCGCGCTCGAGGCGCCGTACGTCCCGCATCACGTCACCCCATAG
- a CDS encoding transposase: MRLRPEDVPSDPARLVALVLALDAENESLRAIVRTLKDLLFGARSERAAVIDVDQLPLDLADLAIGPTPPPRPANDEGMAERKVDRPRRPALRCGSCPIPAGEIGRSASIS, encoded by the coding sequence ATGCGGCTCCGCCCCGAGGATGTGCCCTCCGACCCGGCTCGTCTGGTTGCGCTGGTGCTGGCGCTGGATGCGGAGAACGAGAGCTTGCGGGCAATCGTGCGGACCCTGAAGGATCTCCTCTTCGGGGCACGCTCGGAGCGGGCGGCGGTGATCGACGTCGATCAACTCCCGCTCGACCTCGCGGATCTGGCCATCGGGCCTACCCCTCCGCCACGGCCCGCCAACGATGAGGGCATGGCTGAGCGCAAGGTGGATCGCCCCCGCCGGCCGGCGCTGCGGTGTGGGTCCTGCCCAATCCCAGCGGGCGAAATCGGGCGTTCAGCCTCGATCAGCTAG
- a CDS encoding LysR substrate-binding domain-containing protein, with product MDRLEAMTILVAVVETGSFTAAGRKLGIPLPTVSRKLAELEAHLGTRLLTRSTRRLALTETGADYVAGCKRILEEIGDIERKASGEYAVPKGELVVTAPVVFGRLHVLPIVSEFLLTYPDVDVRLLLSDRNAHLLDDHIDLAVRIGILPDSSMMATQVGTVRKVVCGSPSYLAKYGTPTKPDEVSGLPCVTFDVLSSVTSWSFIDGGDQGLRAVSVRSRLSVNTAEAALDAAVAGVGLTRVLSYQAAGALEDGKLQVVLDAFEPPPIPVSLIYAAQGPLPRKVRTFLDFAAPRLRARLPSKKAP from the coding sequence ATGGATCGTCTGGAGGCGATGACCATCCTCGTCGCTGTGGTGGAGACGGGCAGCTTCACGGCGGCAGGCCGGAAGCTGGGCATCCCGCTACCCACGGTCAGCCGGAAGCTGGCCGAGCTGGAGGCGCACCTGGGCACGCGGTTGCTTACCAGATCCACGCGACGGCTCGCGCTGACCGAGACAGGGGCTGACTACGTGGCCGGCTGCAAGCGCATCCTTGAGGAGATCGGGGACATCGAGCGCAAGGCGTCCGGGGAGTATGCCGTCCCGAAGGGTGAGCTTGTCGTTACGGCGCCGGTCGTGTTCGGGCGGCTGCACGTCCTTCCGATCGTCAGCGAGTTCCTGTTGACGTATCCGGACGTCGATGTCCGGCTGTTGCTCTCCGACCGGAACGCTCACTTGCTGGACGACCACATCGACCTTGCTGTGCGGATCGGCATCCTGCCGGACAGCTCGATGATGGCCACCCAGGTCGGGACCGTGCGCAAGGTCGTTTGCGGAAGTCCGAGCTACCTTGCGAAGTATGGCACCCCAACCAAGCCGGATGAAGTCTCAGGATTGCCGTGCGTGACGTTCGATGTGCTGAGCTCGGTGACCTCGTGGTCGTTCATCGATGGCGGGGATCAAGGCTTGAGGGCCGTTTCGGTCCGGTCACGCCTGTCGGTCAACACGGCGGAAGCGGCTCTCGACGCTGCCGTAGCTGGTGTGGGACTCACACGCGTGCTCTCCTACCAAGCTGCTGGAGCACTTGAGGATGGCAAGTTGCAGGTAGTCCTTGACGCGTTCGAGCCGCCACCCATTCCGGTGAGCCTTATCTATGCGGCTCAAGGGCCACTGCCGCGCAAAGTGCGAACTTTCCTAGACTTCGCTGCACCGCGCCTGCGAGCACGTCTCCCATCAAAGAAAGCTCCCTGA
- a CDS encoding MFS transporter, which translates to MALKPLIGLLGVLVAALNAQFNELVMAAALADVRGAFGISHDPGLWIGSVYASGVVFGMALGPWLAVTFTLRRFTLFAIGLVCGTTLLIPFAPDLSVMLGLRLFQGLGGGFTIPLLMMTALRVLTPPIRLYGLAIYALTATFSPAISSSIAALWTDIVDWRFVFFEALPLGALAAVLVWHGLPQDHSRYERLHQFDWRGALLLAIGAGTLTTLMYHGDHKDWFNSEEVWVLVLLCAVTFALLALNEWHHPLPVLKLQLLKQRNFAYGVLGLFLFVVLSLSSSLVPQTYLVEIQGYRALQGHWITLLIALGQFLMLPAVAFLLDHRWADARIVTLFGLALIGMACLGNAALDASWNREQFYLWQALQAVGQPMVVLPLLMMATNTVKGPEEGPFASALVNATRSLAAPVGIGILEFIERWRGALHSERLVEQVGQTRFQPMFAPNSLLPGSSPAVSEQGERLARAVVAQANVLTAADTFLILAAFGVALALLVVLLPVRTYPPRILFARG; encoded by the coding sequence ATGGCCCTCAAACCTCTGATTGGCCTGCTCGGCGTGCTCGTTGCCGCCCTCAACGCTCAATTCAACGAACTCGTGATGGCCGCGGCCCTGGCCGACGTGCGTGGCGCCTTCGGAATCAGCCACGATCCTGGGCTCTGGATCGGAAGCGTGTATGCGTCCGGTGTTGTGTTCGGGATGGCCCTTGGCCCCTGGCTCGCCGTTACCTTCACGCTGCGCCGCTTTACCCTGTTCGCCATCGGCCTCGTCTGTGGCACGACGCTGCTCATACCCTTCGCGCCTGATCTGTCCGTGATGCTGGGCCTGCGCCTGTTTCAAGGTCTGGGCGGAGGCTTCACCATTCCCTTGCTGATGATGACGGCATTGCGCGTGCTCACTCCGCCGATCCGTCTCTATGGGCTTGCCATCTACGCGCTCACCGCAACCTTCTCGCCCGCCATCAGTAGCTCCATCGCAGCACTCTGGACCGATATCGTCGACTGGCGCTTCGTGTTCTTTGAGGCACTGCCGCTCGGCGCCTTAGCAGCCGTTCTTGTCTGGCACGGGCTGCCGCAGGATCATTCGCGCTACGAGCGCTTGCACCAGTTCGACTGGCGAGGCGCCTTGCTCCTAGCTATCGGGGCGGGCACCCTAACTACGCTGATGTATCACGGCGACCACAAGGACTGGTTCAACTCGGAAGAGGTCTGGGTCCTCGTCCTCCTCTGCGCAGTCACTTTCGCGCTGCTCGCGCTCAACGAGTGGCACCACCCGCTCCCCGTGCTCAAGCTGCAGCTGCTCAAGCAGCGGAATTTCGCCTACGGGGTGCTTGGGCTGTTCCTCTTCGTCGTCCTTAGTCTGTCATCGTCACTGGTGCCGCAGACGTATTTGGTTGAAATCCAGGGCTATCGTGCCCTGCAGGGGCACTGGATCACGCTCCTTATTGCGCTCGGGCAGTTCCTGATGCTGCCAGCAGTGGCGTTCTTGCTCGATCATCGGTGGGCTGATGCCCGCATAGTGACACTGTTCGGGTTGGCACTCATTGGCATGGCCTGCCTTGGAAATGCTGCGCTCGACGCCTCTTGGAACCGGGAGCAGTTCTATCTCTGGCAAGCTCTGCAGGCGGTCGGTCAGCCAATGGTCGTCTTGCCTCTGCTGATGATGGCAACGAACACTGTGAAGGGACCGGAGGAAGGTCCGTTCGCCTCAGCGCTAGTCAACGCGACCCGCAGCCTAGCCGCACCAGTTGGCATCGGCATTCTGGAATTCATCGAGCGGTGGCGCGGCGCACTCCATTCTGAGCGTCTCGTTGAGCAAGTCGGACAGACCCGCTTCCAGCCGATGTTCGCTCCCAACAGCCTGCTGCCCGGTAGCTCACCCGCTGTGAGCGAGCAGGGGGAGCGGCTCGCCCGTGCCGTAGTGGCCCAAGCGAACGTGCTGACGGCCGCAGACACTTTCCTGATCCTGGCCGCGTTCGGCGTCGCTCTCGCGCTGCTCGTCGTGTTGCTGCCCGTCCGCACCTACCCGCCGCGCATCCTGTTCGCGAGGGGCTGA
- a CDS encoding HlyD family secretion protein: MSISAFLPRPSAPDAPASPPVTDEAAPKKVWFARLWPWALASLIVLGFVGVVTWHIIAPHPNVWTDNAYVRVHYAAIAPRVPGQVTGVRVENNDVVKAGQVLIELDDRDYQVAVASAEANLARDRAAVENAAASIVRQGPLIEQAKALVKTAEAQLSFSEADAKRYDYLATTGSGSIKTQQQADSSLHQSRASLDGAKAALEAAQAQLKILQTQEASANASVRASEAQLEQARLNLSYTTIRAPVDGMVAQRGVQVGNYVSSGTGLMAVVPLSEVYVEANYREVELKHVQAGQRARIHVDAYDIDLEGTVVGVPAATGATFATIQPNNATGNFTKIVQRLPVQIVIAPNQPLARLLRVGLSVETTIETQLADIVGQHRDAAQPAVARLLSPR, translated from the coding sequence ATGTCGATTTCTGCGTTCCTCCCCCGACCGTCCGCACCTGACGCCCCTGCCTCGCCGCCAGTCACCGATGAGGCGGCTCCGAAGAAGGTTTGGTTCGCGCGACTCTGGCCATGGGCTCTCGCGAGCCTCATCGTCCTGGGGTTCGTGGGTGTGGTGACCTGGCACATCATCGCGCCGCATCCAAACGTCTGGACCGACAACGCCTACGTGCGCGTGCACTACGCCGCCATCGCGCCACGCGTCCCCGGCCAGGTCACAGGGGTCCGCGTCGAGAACAACGATGTGGTCAAGGCCGGGCAAGTGCTGATTGAGCTCGATGATCGTGACTACCAGGTGGCCGTCGCCTCTGCCGAAGCGAACCTCGCGCGTGACCGTGCCGCAGTCGAGAACGCGGCGGCGTCCATCGTCCGTCAAGGGCCGCTCATCGAGCAGGCGAAGGCGCTCGTGAAAACCGCAGAGGCTCAGCTCTCGTTCTCGGAAGCCGACGCCAAGCGCTACGATTATCTCGCTACGACCGGGTCTGGCTCGATCAAGACCCAGCAGCAGGCCGACAGCTCCCTGCATCAGAGCAGGGCCAGTCTGGATGGAGCGAAGGCCGCTTTGGAGGCGGCTCAGGCGCAGCTGAAGATCCTGCAGACCCAGGAGGCCTCAGCCAACGCGAGCGTGCGCGCCAGCGAAGCGCAGCTTGAACAAGCAAGGCTCAATCTCTCCTATACGACGATCCGGGCTCCGGTGGACGGCATGGTCGCCCAGCGCGGCGTGCAGGTGGGCAACTATGTCAGTTCGGGCACCGGACTGATGGCCGTCGTGCCTCTGTCCGAGGTCTACGTCGAGGCCAACTACCGCGAGGTCGAGCTCAAGCACGTTCAAGCCGGCCAACGCGCCCGCATCCACGTGGACGCCTACGACATCGACCTGGAAGGCACGGTGGTCGGTGTGCCAGCCGCCACGGGGGCGACTTTTGCGACGATCCAGCCGAACAACGCCACCGGCAACTTCACCAAGATTGTCCAGCGCCTGCCTGTGCAGATCGTGATCGCGCCGAACCAGCCGCTCGCCCGGCTGCTGCGGGTCGGGCTCTCGGTCGAGACGACGATTGAGACACAGCTTGCTGACATCGTTGGCCAGCACCGTGACGCGGCGCAACCGGCCGTCGCCCGCTTGCTCTCACCGCGCTGA
- a CDS encoding nuclear transport factor 2 family protein — MEDRDIRAALDRHWAASDANDLEGEHQIYREDAVLEYPQSGERIRGRRKIQLSRDAQPNQKRFTVRRITGTGDLWVTEYVLTYDGRPSYTVSIMEFLDGKVARETQYFGDPFEPGPSRAQWVERIL, encoded by the coding sequence ATGGAAGACCGAGACATTCGAGCAGCTCTGGATCGCCACTGGGCCGCCTCCGATGCGAACGACCTTGAGGGGGAACACCAGATTTACCGAGAGGACGCCGTGCTCGAATATCCGCAATCGGGCGAGCGCATCCGCGGGCGGCGGAAGATTCAGTTGTCCCGCGACGCGCAGCCGAACCAGAAACGCTTCACAGTTCGGCGGATAACCGGCACAGGGGATCTTTGGGTCACCGAGTATGTGCTAACCTATGACGGACGGCCGTCTTACACCGTGAGCATCATGGAGTTTCTTGATGGGAAGGTGGCCCGCGAGACCCAGTATTTTGGCGATCCGTTCGAGCCGGGGCCCTCGCGCGCGCAATGGGTTGAGCGTATACTCTGA